In the Candidatus Methanomethylicota archaeon genome, one interval contains:
- a CDS encoding DUF2283 domain-containing protein yields MRIRYSRDEDILIIEFSDEKIDYAEEMGPIIVHFTEDGKPVMLEILDASEFIAEISKIAMRAKDEPIEV; encoded by the coding sequence ATGAGGATAAGGTATAGTAGGGATGAAGATATACTTATCATAGAATTTTCAGATGAGAAGATAGATTATGCTGAGGAAATGGGGCCAATAATAGTGCATTTCACGGAAGATGGGAAGCCTGTAATGCTTGAAATTCTCGATGCAAGCGAGTTTATAGCGGAGATAAGTAAAATTGCAATGAGAGCTAAAGATGAACCTATAGAAGTTTAA
- a CDS encoding helix-turn-helix domain-containing protein, with protein MEMDLLKLFIREHARIYAALSDEKRIEILLRLYDSKMMSFKELKEALHIPQGTLNYHLKMLETVGLIENVLERRSGTISQYRLTEKGRELVTTMYTLMEKGVQK; from the coding sequence ATGGAAATGGATTTGCTTAAACTTTTCATCAGGGAACATGCGAGAATTTATGCTGCTTTATCTGATGAAAAGAGGATTGAAATTCTTTTACGCCTATACGACTCTAAAATGATGTCTTTTAAGGAGTTAAAGGAAGCTCTACATATACCTCAAGGCACACTCAACTATCACTTAAAGATGCTTGAAACTGTTGGGCTGATAGAGAATGTTTTGGAGAGGCGTAGTGGAACAATATCCCAATATAGGTTGACGGAGAAGGGTAGAGAACTGGTGACTACCATGTATACATTAATGGAAAAGGGTGTTCAGAAGTAG
- a CDS encoding D-aminoacylase — protein sequence MEFDLLIKGGFVVDGTGNPWFYADLGILNGRIVEVDRGIDADAKRVIDARGLVISPGFIDIHSHSDLTLLINPTADSKVRQGVTTEVIGNCGLSAAPVGRRGYLDLLKSLWGFEAELVSWDWNSFGDYLERLERGGISINVAPLVGHGTIRTAVMGVESRDPTKDELEEMKNLVAEAMESGAFGLSSGLVYLPGCYAKTQELIELCKVVAEYGGIYATHIRGERETILEALKEAMEIGEKANVPVQVSHNCPKYGAHGKLPEMFKIYEEARLKGVEATMDNDTHTDFNAYLYQVLPQWAQAGGRGRIVERLKNPEIREKIKREIIEDKYPGPGYVGLVKHGCWDRIYIFHCKRNRKLIGKTIKEIAEIWGKDPFEVFLDLIVEEEGEVSALFNYMEEDDIRTLMKYPLMMFCTDGVASSNRGVLRKVTGYSPCSFGEYPYILERFVREERVLTLEEAIRKMTSFPAQKLGLWDRGLIREGMWADIVIFNPNIIKDRATNRFPYKFPLENYPHKYPKGIAYVIVNGEIVVERGRQKKHFPGRVLRHKPRKQSK from the coding sequence ATGGAGTTTGATTTGCTTATTAAAGGTGGCTTTGTGGTTGATGGTACTGGTAATCCATGGTTTTATGCGGATTTAGGTATATTGAATGGGAGGATAGTTGAGGTTGATAGGGGGATTGATGCTGATGCCAAGAGGGTTATAGATGCTAGGGGGCTTGTGATTTCCCCTGGTTTTATAGATATCCATTCACATTCCGATTTAACTCTTCTAATTAATCCTACTGCTGATAGTAAGGTTAGGCAGGGGGTTACCACTGAGGTTATTGGGAATTGTGGTTTGAGCGCTGCACCTGTGGGGAGGAGGGGATATTTGGATTTACTTAAGAGTCTTTGGGGTTTTGAAGCTGAATTGGTTTCATGGGATTGGAATAGCTTTGGCGATTATTTGGAGCGTTTAGAGCGTGGGGGAATATCAATTAATGTGGCACCATTAGTTGGGCATGGAACTATTAGAACTGCTGTTATGGGTGTTGAAAGTAGGGATCCCACTAAAGATGAATTGGAGGAAATGAAGAATCTCGTTGCTGAAGCTATGGAGTCTGGAGCTTTCGGTTTATCCAGCGGCTTAGTCTACCTCCCAGGATGCTACGCTAAAACTCAAGAGTTAATTGAGCTTTGTAAAGTTGTTGCTGAATATGGAGGTATATATGCAACTCACATACGTGGTGAGAGGGAAACCATATTGGAAGCATTGAAGGAGGCTATGGAGATAGGTGAGAAAGCAAATGTTCCAGTTCAAGTATCACATAACTGCCCAAAATATGGTGCTCATGGAAAATTGCCAGAGATGTTTAAAATTTATGAAGAAGCTAGGTTGAAGGGTGTTGAAGCCACAATGGATAACGACACACATACAGATTTCAATGCATACCTATATCAAGTTTTACCTCAATGGGCTCAAGCAGGTGGAAGGGGGAGGATCGTTGAAAGATTGAAAAACCCTGAAATCCGTGAAAAGATTAAGAGGGAGATCATAGAGGATAAGTATCCAGGTCCAGGGTATGTTGGACTTGTAAAACATGGCTGTTGGGATAGAATATACATATTCCACTGTAAGAGGAATAGGAAGCTTATTGGGAAAACAATTAAGGAGATTGCAGAAATTTGGGGGAAAGATCCATTTGAAGTATTCTTAGACTTAATAGTTGAAGAGGAGGGTGAGGTGAGTGCATTATTCAATTACATGGAGGAAGACGATATACGCACATTAATGAAGTATCCATTAATGATGTTCTGCACAGATGGAGTGGCATCCTCCAATCGTGGAGTACTTAGGAAAGTTACTGGATACTCACCATGCAGTTTCGGAGAATACCCATACATTTTAGAGAGATTCGTTAGGGAGGAGAGGGTTTTAACACTTGAAGAAGCTATTAGGAAGATGACATCATTCCCAGCTCAAAAATTAGGTTTATGGGATAGAGGGCTAATTAGGGAGGGGATGTGGGCTGACATAGTCATATTCAACCCAAACATAATTAAAGATAGAGCCACAAACAGATTTCCATACAAATTCCCACTAGAAAACTATCCACACAAATATCCTAAAGGAATAGCATACGTGATCGTTAATGGTGAAATCGTCGTTGAAAGGGGGAGACAAAAGAAGCACTTCCCAGGGAGAGTCCTCCGCCATAAACCAAGAAAACAATCTAAATAA
- a CDS encoding ATP-binding protein: MRLELENFKGVRKGSINIENLNILVGGNNSGKTTILESIFIAPNPLRDVLREPAISILKSLHSTLESEAYTFIFHNYTGKLARISCSNGFKLEIKFQRIGDDIEVYMIENNDAYFVGTLRAWGSEERGFLGLAQVTEDGSLKKRGQYIESVSVRSFISKMIGEIIYFHPLLVRKMWEYFNYHWIEFRNLGLLSKIAGRISEGVAGDYDDLLLEPFIDGRRTILMRTRDGRGIRLGDMGSGVQTLITLMLLYEFIKPKMLLIDDIESHMNPSLLIHVTSWFGGVLKDGAKLVISTHSLEAAKFIAGSLEDYAPKITLITLRNGVLSSKNLTVEEVEELEKAGIDVRMSESILL, encoded by the coding sequence TTGAGGCTGGAATTAGAAAATTTTAAGGGGGTTAGGAAGGGTTCAATTAACATTGAAAATCTAAATATATTGGTAGGTGGAAATAATTCTGGAAAGACTACAATCCTTGAAAGTATATTTATTGCCCCTAACCCTCTCCGCGATGTCCTCCGTGAACCAGCCATAAGCATCTTAAAATCATTACATTCAACTCTGGAATCAGAAGCTTATACTTTCATCTTTCATAATTACACAGGCAAGTTGGCGCGTATATCATGTTCTAATGGCTTTAAACTTGAAATAAAATTCCAGAGGATAGGCGATGATATAGAGGTATACATGATCGAAAATAACGATGCCTATTTTGTGGGAACTCTTAGAGCTTGGGGGTCTGAGGAAAGGGGGTTTCTTGGATTAGCACAAGTAACTGAGGATGGAAGTCTAAAGAAGAGAGGACAGTATATAGAAAGTGTGAGCGTGAGAAGTTTTATTTCAAAAATGATAGGCGAAATTATATATTTCCACCCTTTACTTGTGAGAAAGATGTGGGAGTATTTTAATTATCATTGGATTGAGTTCAGAAACCTAGGGCTTCTTAGCAAAATTGCTGGAAGAATTTCGGAGGGGGTTGCTGGTGATTATGATGATCTCCTCTTAGAACCTTTCATTGATGGTCGACGGACGATTCTAATGAGAACTAGGGATGGTCGTGGAATAAGGCTTGGGGATATGGGTAGTGGAGTTCAAACCCTAATTACCTTAATGCTACTATATGAGTTCATTAAACCTAAGATGCTGTTGATAGATGATATAGAATCCCACATGAATCCATCTTTATTGATACATGTTACTTCATGGTTTGGGGGCGTTCTTAAAGATGGAGCGAAGCTTGTAATTTCAACTCACAGTCTTGAAGCCGCTAAATTTATTGCTGGATCTCTTGAAGATTATGCTCCAAAGATAACTTTAATCACGTTACGCAATGGAGTTTTGAGCTCAAAGAATCTCACTGTAGAGGAAGTTGAAGAATTGGAGAAAGCTGGTATTGACGTAAGGATGAGCGAGTCGATTCTTCTATGA